A portion of the Flavobacterium limnophilum genome contains these proteins:
- a CDS encoding AAA family ATPase — MANYDFSTLNSSDLEELVCDLLNLAQPEGSIIKYKTFKDGKDKGIDFIYSTAKNLYAQVGQVKHYYRTGYDGLYKVLKDTEVNNVNILKPNKYIVATSVDLNVANTEAIKKLFGVYIKNLNDIYGKKDLNRLIEENEGILNSHYKLWLSDFSILTKILNSHLQFRSSDLINDELKKRIRIYVKTSLFEDTRKALEKNKFVVITGEPGVGKTTLAEMLIYEYIANEYNLTYIIDDIREAEQVLVPDNSKQIIYFDDFLGSTEVEINKAKGSESRLINLLRRVAKYENKFVVLTTRNHLLNGAIISSEKLDRFNIKTKTSLLELKEYNVELKKQLLNNHIEVSDLREDLKDVLLNNDIQNFISNHNNFTPRTVEFICDSIKINHYEPEAFKSFIKTSFNKPEIIWTHAYTVQINEDARLLLHTLLSFGQSANIHELEEAFLTRVQYEVEKNNKKIEMYAFRNAFRNLDGSFIIIKNTCEVHFINPSIIDFLKSFIRKDKVEIKKIAESVKYVSQLTERLFSLGSAGINKMPESLEKRLLTDYHSFVSNSNSDYDLIQLALVIYKYIDNVDKEEVICEIIDSITEWEALYQDYSLNSHFKEFMVSVKDNENINSVLQERIEEIVSELFRGQTDINEAIDLLAELIKSFDIDFNKLDTTNIINHLDDLFSENVFDETEDLKDWITDEGEAYDKRREFEDFNERLNLLGLEYKADLSEFDIDWYEIARDNDFRRMMEKDD; from the coding sequence ATGGCTAATTATGATTTTTCAACACTTAACAGTTCCGATTTAGAAGAACTTGTTTGTGATTTATTAAACCTTGCCCAACCTGAAGGTTCAATAATAAAATATAAAACCTTTAAGGATGGAAAAGATAAAGGAATAGATTTTATATATTCAACAGCGAAAAATCTTTATGCGCAAGTTGGCCAGGTCAAGCATTATTACAGAACAGGTTATGATGGGTTGTACAAGGTTTTAAAAGATACAGAGGTAAACAATGTTAATATATTAAAACCAAATAAATACATTGTTGCTACTTCGGTAGATTTGAATGTTGCTAATACAGAAGCTATAAAAAAATTATTTGGAGTGTATATTAAAAACCTAAATGATATTTATGGAAAAAAAGATTTAAATAGATTAATTGAAGAAAATGAAGGAATATTAAATTCTCATTACAAACTTTGGCTATCTGATTTTTCAATATTAACCAAAATATTGAATTCGCATTTACAATTTAGATCTTCCGATTTAATAAATGATGAACTTAAAAAAAGAATTAGAATTTATGTAAAAACGTCATTGTTTGAAGATACTCGCAAAGCATTAGAAAAAAATAAGTTTGTTGTAATAACTGGCGAACCTGGTGTAGGAAAAACAACTTTAGCCGAAATGTTAATTTATGAATACATAGCTAACGAATATAATTTAACGTATATAATTGATGATATTAGAGAAGCCGAACAAGTGTTGGTTCCTGATAATTCAAAACAAATAATCTATTTTGATGATTTTTTGGGAAGTACAGAAGTTGAGATAAATAAGGCTAAAGGAAGTGAATCAAGACTAATAAATCTATTAAGAAGAGTTGCTAAATATGAGAATAAGTTTGTTGTTTTAACTACTAGAAATCATTTATTAAATGGTGCAATTATTAGTTCTGAAAAATTAGATCGATTTAATATTAAAACTAAAACAAGTTTATTAGAACTCAAAGAATATAATGTAGAATTAAAAAAGCAGTTGCTAAATAATCATATCGAAGTTTCCGATTTAAGAGAAGACTTAAAAGATGTATTGCTAAACAATGATATTCAAAATTTCATTTCAAATCATAATAATTTTACACCTCGCACTGTTGAATTTATTTGTGATAGTATAAAAATAAACCATTATGAACCTGAAGCATTTAAAAGTTTCATTAAAACTAGTTTTAATAAACCAGAAATTATTTGGACTCATGCTTATACAGTTCAAATCAATGAAGATGCTAGACTTCTTCTACATACATTATTAAGTTTTGGGCAATCTGCAAATATTCATGAACTAGAAGAAGCTTTTTTAACTAGAGTTCAATATGAAGTAGAAAAAAATAATAAGAAAATAGAAATGTATGCTTTTAGAAATGCATTTAGAAATTTAGATGGTAGTTTTATTATTATCAAAAATACTTGTGAAGTTCATTTCATAAATCCTTCAATAATTGATTTTCTCAAAAGCTTTATTAGAAAAGATAAAGTGGAAATTAAAAAAATTGCAGAATCAGTAAAATATGTTTCTCAATTAACAGAAAGATTATTTTCATTAGGGAGTGCAGGTATTAATAAAATGCCAGAAAGCTTGGAAAAAAGATTACTTACCGATTATCATTCTTTTGTAAGCAACAGTAATAGTGACTATGATTTAATTCAATTAGCTTTAGTAATTTATAAATACATTGATAATGTTGACAAAGAGGAAGTTATTTGTGAAATAATTGATAGTATCACAGAATGGGAAGCATTATATCAAGACTATTCTTTAAACTCACATTTTAAAGAATTTATGGTTTCAGTTAAAGACAATGAAAATATTAATTCTGTTTTACAAGAAAGAATTGAAGAAATTGTTTCTGAACTGTTTAGAGGTCAGACAGACATCAATGAAGCTATAGATTTGTTAGCTGAATTGATTAAAAGTTTTGATATTGATTTTAATAAATTAGACACAACAAATATCATTAATCATTTAGATGATTTATTTAGTGAAAATGTTTTTGACGAAACGGAAGATCTAAAAGATTGGATAACTGATGAAGGCGAAGCATATGATAAAAGGCGTGAATTTGAAGACTTTAATGAACGTCTTAACCTTCTTGGTCTAGAATACAAAGCAGATTTAAGCGAATTTGACATTGATTGGTATGAAATAGCTCGTGATAACGATTTTAGAAGAATGATGGAGAAAGATGATTAA